One Parcubacteria group bacterium CG10_big_fil_rev_8_21_14_0_10_36_14 DNA window includes the following coding sequences:
- the alr gene encoding alanine racemase — MKTWIEISKKNILHNIKALKSLLKSPPDPLSQRGRKPLFMAVLKSNAYGHGLREMNTICIQSKLVDWCGVDSFDEAMFLRKQKNRMPILVLGYVPFDRIGECIKNNVSIVAYNNELLKYLEKDSGKYNANFKNKKLKIHIKVETGTSRQGIANEELINFVKKANKNKNIFIEGIYTHYANIEDTTDPSYAMEQLKKFHKNIKSIESLGIHIPIKHSACSAAIINYPETHFDMVRAGISLYGHWSSHEAEAIAKQKNVNLTLKPALTWKTRIAQIKNLSAKTPVSYGLTERVKRNSRIGIIPIGYWDGYDRGLSSIGETLVSGKRAKVLGRVCMNMTIIDITDTPPKVKLFDEVILLGNEITAEELAKKIDTINYEVMTRINPLIKRVIV, encoded by the coding sequence ATGAAAACATGGATTGAAATATCAAAAAAGAATATTTTGCATAATATCAAAGCATTGAAATCTTTGCTAAAGTCCCCCCCAGACCCCCTTTCACAAAGGGGGAGGAAGCCGTTATTTATGGCGGTGTTAAAGTCCAACGCATACGGCCATGGGCTAAGAGAGATGAACACTATTTGTATTCAAAGCAAATTAGTTGATTGGTGTGGTGTTGATTCTTTTGACGAAGCAATGTTTTTACGCAAACAAAAAAATAGGATGCCTATTTTGGTTTTGGGGTATGTGCCATTTGACCGAATAGGGGAGTGCATAAAAAACAACGTCAGCATTGTCGCGTATAATAATGAATTGTTAAAATATTTAGAAAAAGACTCCGGCAAATACAATGCGAACTTCAAAAATAAAAAATTAAAAATTCATATCAAAGTAGAAACCGGAACATCTCGACAGGGGATAGCAAATGAAGAGCTTATTAACTTTGTAAAAAAAGCTAATAAAAACAAGAATATTTTCATAGAGGGGATATATACTCATTATGCAAATATAGAAGACACAACAGATCCGAGCTATGCAATGGAACAGCTCAAAAAATTTCATAAAAACATAAAGAGTATCGAGTCTCTTGGTATTCATATTCCAATAAAACATTCTGCCTGCAGTGCGGCAATAATCAATTATCCAGAAACGCATTTTGATATGGTGCGTGCCGGCATATCACTTTACGGACACTGGTCTTCTCATGAAGCAGAGGCCATAGCAAAACAAAAAAATGTAAATCTAACCTTAAAGCCTGCGCTAACATGGAAAACCCGCATTGCGCAAATAAAGAACTTATCCGCAAAAACCCCCGTAAGCTATGGGCTCACAGAACGCGTAAAACGCAATTCTCGTATCGGTATTATACCTATTGGCTATTGGGACGGTTATGATCGCGGACTTTCCAGTATTGGCGAAACGCTCGTATCCGGGAAACGCGCCAAGGTATTAGGCAGAGTTTGTATGAATATGACGATTATAGACATTACCGACACCCCCCCAAAGGTAAAATTATTTGATGAAGTAATCCTATTAGGAAACGAAATAACAGCCGAAGAGTTGGCAAAAAAAATAGACACCATCAATTACGAAGTTATGACCCGCATTAACCCCCTTATAAAACGCGTCATTGTATAA